One genomic region from Sphingobacterium sp. UGAL515B_05 encodes:
- a CDS encoding LacI family DNA-binding transcriptional regulator: protein MKRITIKDIAKTLGYSIGTVSKALADSHEISEVTKVEIQKFADENGYQYNQYAKLLRTGKTNIIGMIVPKIGNSFFSQILEGIEEKMSKTAYNLIIMQSYDDPVRELNLLETLFRKGADAIIIAPTGNCISLDYLRKLKKDDIPVVLIDRINYAINTHKIGIDNFRAVYQGISHLISIGRMDILFISSMAKGVVEERRRGYLQCLNDSGIQINYENLLSIDVEKNGENSREELIKYFAQRIQENTLPNAIFTASDQLSYQVLEVLHTLNIEVPKSIALLGFANFTFSNLFRPPLSCIVQPSKEMGSEAFALIEEILDKPDGQKSSSFEDIKLPVKMEIRHSTN, encoded by the coding sequence ATGAAAAGGATCACTATAAAGGATATCGCAAAAACTTTGGGATATTCAATTGGCACTGTTTCAAAAGCACTGGCAGATAGCCATGAAATCAGCGAAGTTACTAAAGTTGAAATACAAAAATTTGCCGATGAAAATGGCTATCAATACAACCAATATGCTAAATTACTCCGAACCGGAAAAACAAATATCATTGGCATGATTGTGCCGAAAATTGGTAATTCATTTTTCTCCCAGATTTTGGAAGGAATAGAAGAAAAAATGTCAAAAACGGCCTACAACCTAATCATTATGCAAAGCTATGATGATCCGGTCCGTGAATTAAATCTCTTAGAAACGCTATTTAGAAAAGGAGCTGACGCTATTATAATTGCCCCAACAGGCAATTGCATTTCACTTGATTATCTTAGAAAATTAAAAAAAGATGATATTCCAGTTGTTTTAATAGATAGAATAAATTATGCCATCAACACCCATAAAATTGGCATCGATAACTTTAGAGCTGTCTATCAAGGCATATCCCATTTGATCAGTATTGGACGCATGGATATCCTTTTTATTTCAAGTATGGCCAAAGGAGTTGTGGAAGAGCGACGACGTGGTTATCTCCAGTGTTTAAACGATTCTGGTATCCAAATAAATTATGAAAACCTCCTATCGATTGATGTGGAGAAAAATGGTGAAAATAGTCGTGAAGAACTGATAAAATATTTTGCACAAAGGATTCAGGAAAACACACTTCCGAACGCTATATTTACGGCCTCTGATCAATTATCCTATCAGGTTTTAGAAGTATTGCATACGTTGAATATTGAGGTACCTAAAAGCATAGCACTCTTAGGTTTTGCTAACTTCACATTTTCCAATCTCTTTAGACCGCCCTTATCCTGTATCGTCCAACCTTCAAAAGAAATGGGTTCAGAAGCATTTGCTCTAATTGAAGAAATTTTAGATAAACCTGACGGGCAAAAAAGCTCTTCATTTGAAGACATTAAATTACCTGTGAAAATGGAAATACGCCATTCTACAAACTAA
- a CDS encoding GH92 family glycosyl hydrolase has protein sequence MNIKSLVFWGLIGIPFLIKAQETNLVQYVKPLIGTARMGHTFPGATVPFGAVQLSPDTDTLSYAVNGRYNGDVYKYCAGYQYDDPTIVGFSHTHFSGTGHSDLGDIQIMPTQGKVQLNPGTADRPQDGYRSPYSHANERAEANYYSVLLDKHQIKAELTTTTRVGIHRYTFNESDASHLIVDLTAGIYNYEGKNVWTVVKVLNDSTLVGYRQTNGWSRTRTVYFAIKTSKAFKNYGAKYEDGKSVYNGFWRKFDQQNNFPDLAAHNIKLHLDFDTKAQEAILLKVALSPVSMKNALANMEAEAPDWNFDGYVKQGQNAWEKELHKIEAEMLNKEDLVNFYTAMYHASLMPTVYMDTNGEYKGLDQEVHRAEGFTNYTSFSLWDTFRAFHPLLNLINPSRNADIVASMMAHYDQSVLKMLPIWSHYANDNWCMSGYHSVSVIVDAILKGVYKGDAEAALAACVQTANTRQYEGIGAYIDKGYVPADVSGTSVSNTLEYAYDDWCIAQLAKKLGKEDIYRTFSKRAESWKSLYDSAIGFMRPKNSAGKFQEKFDVLDTHGQGFIEGNSWNYSLYVPHQPTEMMALMGGKQRLASYLDSLFTMELPDKYFEHTEDITRDGIIGNYVHGNEPSHHVAYLYNITKSPWKTQARVRQIIRNQYHNGHAGLGGNDDCGQMSAWYLFTALGFYPVAPGEDNYWIGSPLVKSAKVNLENGRSLSIVARNQSEKNVYVKSVSLNGRKLADFLLPYSSIINGGELIFEMSSKPSK, from the coding sequence ATGAATATAAAAAGTTTGGTCTTTTGGGGATTAATTGGTATCCCATTTTTAATAAAGGCGCAAGAAACTAACTTAGTCCAATACGTGAAACCGCTTATTGGTACTGCTCGGATGGGGCATACCTTTCCTGGGGCAACGGTTCCTTTTGGCGCCGTACAATTAAGCCCGGATACGGATACATTATCGTATGCTGTCAATGGGCGGTATAACGGTGATGTTTATAAATATTGTGCTGGTTATCAGTATGATGATCCAACGATTGTCGGCTTTAGCCATACGCATTTTAGTGGCACAGGTCACTCCGATCTTGGAGATATACAGATCATGCCGACACAAGGAAAAGTCCAATTAAACCCGGGTACAGCTGATCGACCACAAGATGGTTATCGATCGCCATATTCGCATGCCAATGAACGGGCTGAGGCCAACTATTATAGTGTTTTACTGGATAAACATCAGATTAAAGCCGAGTTAACGACGACAACACGTGTGGGTATACATCGGTATACGTTCAATGAGTCAGATGCCTCACATCTAATTGTTGATTTAACCGCTGGGATCTATAATTACGAAGGGAAAAATGTTTGGACCGTTGTTAAAGTACTGAACGATTCTACGCTGGTAGGCTACCGTCAAACGAACGGTTGGTCAAGAACCCGCACCGTATACTTTGCGATAAAGACTTCAAAAGCTTTTAAGAATTACGGCGCCAAATATGAAGATGGAAAATCTGTGTATAATGGTTTCTGGCGTAAGTTTGATCAACAAAATAATTTCCCTGATCTCGCAGCGCACAATATTAAGCTTCACTTGGATTTTGATACAAAAGCGCAAGAAGCTATCCTTCTGAAAGTGGCTTTAAGTCCAGTTAGCATGAAGAATGCATTGGCCAATATGGAGGCTGAGGCTCCGGACTGGAATTTTGACGGCTACGTTAAGCAAGGGCAAAACGCCTGGGAGAAGGAGCTGCATAAAATAGAAGCTGAGATGTTGAACAAGGAAGATCTTGTCAATTTCTATACCGCGATGTACCACGCAAGCCTAATGCCGACGGTGTATATGGATACCAATGGTGAATATAAAGGGTTGGATCAGGAAGTACACCGTGCCGAAGGCTTTACGAATTATACCTCATTTTCTTTGTGGGATACATTTAGGGCCTTTCATCCGCTTTTGAATCTAATAAACCCATCTCGCAATGCAGATATTGTCGCATCCATGATGGCTCATTATGACCAGAGTGTATTAAAAATGTTGCCGATCTGGTCGCATTATGCAAATGATAACTGGTGCATGAGTGGCTATCATTCCGTATCGGTTATTGTAGATGCTATCCTCAAAGGTGTTTACAAAGGTGATGCGGAAGCTGCATTAGCAGCTTGTGTACAAACAGCAAATACACGTCAGTACGAGGGGATTGGGGCTTACATAGATAAGGGATATGTTCCTGCAGATGTATCGGGAACATCTGTTTCTAATACATTGGAATATGCGTATGACGATTGGTGTATAGCGCAATTAGCGAAAAAATTGGGAAAAGAGGATATTTACAGGACCTTTTCCAAAAGGGCTGAAAGTTGGAAATCACTCTATGATTCCGCTATTGGATTTATGCGTCCAAAGAATTCGGCTGGTAAATTTCAGGAGAAATTTGATGTTTTGGATACACATGGACAAGGGTTTATTGAAGGTAATTCATGGAATTACAGTCTGTATGTACCGCATCAACCTACTGAAATGATGGCATTAATGGGAGGTAAACAACGTTTAGCGTCTTATTTGGATTCACTGTTTACCATGGAATTACCGGATAAATATTTTGAACATACGGAGGATATTACCCGGGATGGCATTATCGGAAATTACGTGCACGGAAATGAACCTTCCCATCATGTGGCATACTTGTACAATATTACGAAGAGCCCCTGGAAAACTCAGGCTCGCGTCAGACAAATCATACGGAATCAGTATCACAACGGTCATGCGGGTTTAGGAGGGAATGATGACTGTGGACAAATGTCTGCTTGGTATTTATTTACTGCATTAGGCTTCTACCCGGTGGCACCTGGGGAAGATAACTATTGGATTGGCAGTCCTTTGGTAAAATCGGCAAAGGTTAATCTTGAAAATGGACGCAGTCTTTCTATAGTTGCCCGTAACCAGTCTGAAAAGAATGTTTACGTTAAATCCGTGTCTTTGAATGGGCGGAAATTGGCTGATTTTCTATTACCGTATAGCAGCATTATAAATGGTGGTGAATTAATCTTCGAGATGAGCAGTAAACCGAGCAAATAG
- a CDS encoding M60 family peptidase N-terminal accessory domain-containing protein: protein MRRFVLFLLMFLFVTSCISCSRKSAWAYILLEDSGAEPLAIVDSVQIFSTYSAKTTRTEAMQSASYQRDLQMTGFYVAAGSTLHIDVKTGKALARLAIANALGNTIGPVKQYIDLKRGKQSVSVGPNEGLVYFSFRESNDNSTENVEVKFGKGFIPVPYYREGITGRSQWMFTLDALRKIVPYVILRSDQTNLVARMDEMLLYKQGKTGDIIEKLGSSPQSVGL, encoded by the coding sequence ATGAGAAGGTTCGTTTTATTCCTCCTTATGTTTCTTTTTGTGACATCATGCATTTCCTGCAGTAGAAAGAGTGCGTGGGCCTATATATTATTGGAAGACTCAGGAGCGGAGCCGTTAGCGATAGTAGATTCAGTACAAATTTTTAGTACATACTCCGCCAAGACTACTAGAACAGAGGCAATGCAGTCTGCAAGTTATCAACGAGATTTGCAGATGACAGGCTTTTATGTTGCAGCGGGTAGCACACTACATATTGACGTTAAGACGGGTAAGGCACTAGCGCGGCTTGCGATCGCTAATGCCTTGGGCAATACTATAGGACCAGTTAAACAATATATTGATCTTAAAAGAGGTAAACAATCCGTATCTGTTGGGCCAAATGAAGGATTGGTCTATTTCAGTTTTAGAGAGAGTAATGATAATTCAACGGAAAACGTGGAGGTTAAGTTTGGCAAAGGATTTATTCCTGTTCCTTATTATCGGGAAGGTATTACTGGCCGTTCGCAATGGATGTTTACATTAGACGCATTGAGAAAAATAGTACCCTATGTTATACTGCGTTCAGATCAGACTAATCTTGTCGCTCGTATGGATGAAATGTTGCTGTATAAGCAGGGTAAGACAGGAGATATTATAGAAAAGTTAGGTTCTTCTCCACAAAGCGTGGGCCTATAA
- a CDS encoding alpha-L-fucosidase → MKKNKSIIILMSAFLFQQGIVKGQWTDKREKPVVPIEVKFGAITKSNRMDPAMAAFRNYGLGQFIHWGLYAIPGNEWNGVSARQGAAASEWIRSWGGPTTPKNWIDIYDNLYKQFNPKNFDAKKWAKRAKEMGAKYVIFTTKHHDGFCLWPSKYSDYTIANSPYKKDIVKQVVDAYSEQGIDVYLYFSVEEWNNKDYVKEIPKTADEKARFDRFLKYTRNQLLELQANYPQIKGFWFDGTWDPSWINSYEFTYNLEKELRNNNPNLIIGSRFRNDEYESRHFDSNGVLLGDYEQGWERKMPASIDILGGNDWDCVMTIPPNGWGYIKNTDGMYLKTTDDVIDLLMRSRSMNGNFVLNFGPDENGNMSKYENELITDFGKWTKVNAEAIYEVNHFPLESKYGYYTISKTDANSLFLTVINKPINNILRLVFPKSANLTPASASLLNDKRDLLLKKTNIGFDRDKNIYFDITLPKSLKNKNAFVIKIKLDKSKIIENKLMDAKI, encoded by the coding sequence ATGAAAAAAAACAAGTCTATAATTATTTTGATGTCTGCTTTTTTATTCCAACAAGGAATTGTTAAGGGGCAATGGACAGATAAAAGAGAGAAACCAGTTGTACCAATTGAAGTAAAATTTGGAGCTATTACTAAATCGAATAGGATGGACCCCGCGATGGCAGCCTTTCGAAACTATGGGCTGGGGCAATTTATCCACTGGGGATTGTATGCGATACCGGGGAATGAGTGGAATGGCGTTAGTGCTAGGCAAGGTGCTGCTGCTTCTGAATGGATACGCTCTTGGGGAGGGCCAACGACTCCAAAAAATTGGATAGATATCTACGATAACCTATATAAACAATTCAATCCGAAAAATTTTGATGCGAAGAAATGGGCGAAACGAGCGAAGGAAATGGGCGCCAAATATGTGATTTTTACGACAAAGCACCATGATGGCTTTTGCTTGTGGCCTTCTAAATATTCTGATTATACTATTGCCAATAGTCCATACAAAAAAGACATTGTCAAGCAAGTCGTAGATGCCTATTCTGAGCAAGGTATAGATGTCTATTTATATTTTTCCGTAGAGGAATGGAATAACAAGGATTATGTCAAAGAAATACCGAAAACTGCCGATGAGAAAGCTAGATTTGACCGATTTTTGAAATACACAAGGAACCAGTTATTGGAATTGCAGGCAAATTACCCACAAATAAAAGGTTTTTGGTTTGATGGTACCTGGGATCCGTCTTGGATAAATTCCTACGAGTTTACTTATAATTTAGAAAAAGAGTTGAGAAATAATAATCCAAACTTAATAATTGGATCTCGTTTTCGAAACGATGAGTATGAAAGCCGTCACTTTGATTCAAATGGTGTCTTATTAGGGGATTATGAGCAGGGATGGGAAAGAAAAATGCCAGCTAGTATCGACATACTTGGTGGTAACGATTGGGACTGTGTTATGACGATCCCTCCCAATGGATGGGGATATATAAAAAATACTGATGGGATGTATTTAAAAACGACAGATGATGTTATCGATTTATTAATGAGATCTCGTTCTATGAATGGTAATTTCGTTCTCAATTTTGGTCCGGACGAAAATGGAAACATGAGCAAATATGAGAATGAACTGATAACAGATTTTGGAAAATGGACTAAAGTGAATGCCGAAGCTATATATGAAGTCAATCACTTTCCGCTGGAGAGTAAATACGGATACTATACAATAAGCAAAACTGATGCTAACTCGCTATTCCTAACAGTAATTAATAAACCGATAAACAATATCTTAAGGCTTGTCTTTCCAAAAAGTGCAAACTTGACGCCGGCATCGGCTTCTTTGCTAAATGATAAGCGTGATTTGCTTTTGAAAAAAACGAATATCGGTTTTGATAGAGATAAGAATATTTATTTCGATATAACTTTGCCAAAGAGTTTGAAAAATAAAAATGCATTCGTGATCAAAATTAAATTAGATAAATCAAAAATAATTGAAAACAAATTAATGGACGCAAAGATTTAA
- a CDS encoding LacI family DNA-binding transcriptional regulator gives MAKSIKEIAQELNVSKSTVSLVINHKAERARISKELENRVLAYVEKVGYKPNALAKSLATGRSNTIGLIVENIGDSFFGPFALYVEELFRRKNYHVLYSSTLGDSQNARDIIDSMLEKKVEGIILAPTVDLEEYMRKILEHRVPLVVFDRNSPMVETHYVHIDNEVSGKNACDHLKAIGCRNFGLVTIDSDQPQMLARKRAYLEFCNTSGMEPRILQLPYQHLRQKGSRMLKNWAAKQVGLDGLFFTTNYLCILGLKVLRSTPENSYNFPMFSFDDHELFDILNPKISCIQQPLEALAKTCVKVLLKEIDQGISTPKEYIISTKLIKR, from the coding sequence ATGGCCAAATCAATTAAAGAAATAGCACAGGAACTCAATGTGTCTAAATCAACTGTTTCATTAGTAATCAATCACAAAGCCGAGCGAGCACGTATTAGCAAGGAATTGGAAAACCGCGTACTTGCCTATGTTGAAAAAGTTGGTTATAAACCTAATGCTTTGGCAAAGAGTTTAGCAACTGGGCGGTCAAATACCATTGGTCTAATTGTAGAGAATATTGGGGATTCTTTTTTTGGCCCATTTGCGTTATATGTGGAGGAGTTGTTCCGGAGAAAAAATTATCATGTTCTTTATAGCAGTACGCTCGGAGACTCGCAAAATGCGCGTGATATTATTGATTCAATGTTGGAAAAGAAAGTGGAAGGGATTATTTTGGCTCCTACAGTAGACCTGGAGGAGTATATGCGAAAAATATTGGAACATCGAGTTCCATTGGTCGTTTTTGATAGAAATTCGCCAATGGTTGAAACCCATTACGTGCATATTGACAATGAAGTTAGTGGGAAAAATGCCTGCGATCATTTGAAGGCTATCGGTTGTCGAAATTTTGGATTGGTAACAATCGATTCGGATCAACCACAAATGTTGGCACGTAAGCGTGCTTATTTGGAGTTTTGTAACACATCTGGGATGGAGCCTCGCATACTGCAATTACCTTATCAGCACTTGAGGCAGAAAGGTTCACGTATGTTGAAAAATTGGGCTGCTAAGCAGGTAGGCTTAGATGGTCTATTTTTTACCACAAATTATCTTTGTATTCTCGGATTGAAGGTATTACGGTCGACACCTGAGAATAGCTATAATTTTCCGATGTTTTCTTTTGATGATCATGAATTATTTGATATTTTGAATCCTAAAATTTCCTGTATTCAGCAACCATTGGAAGCTCTAGCTAAAACTTGTGTGAAAGTTTTGTTAAAGGAAATAGATCAGGGGATATCCACACCAAAAGAATATATCATTTCAACTAAATTGATCAAGCGATAA
- a CDS encoding GH92 family glycosyl hydrolase — MKKSLSVFLGSLLSLGLFYAKPVLAQKFRGQQLEAVDLVNPLMGTESKFELSNGNTYPSIARPWGMNMWTPQTGKNGDGWQYQYTADKIRGLKQTHQPSPWMNDYGVFSIMPVTGKPVFDQDERASWFSHKAEIVKPYYYSVYLADHDVTAEMTPTERAAMFRISFNKTDDAYIVLDAYEKGSEVQIIPEKNMIIGYSSKYARGPLPANFKNYFVLVFDQPFASVATWEGKEKKDGQLQIKGDHTGAIVGFKVKDKMKPVQVKVASSFISAEQALLNLNELGNKSFDQIKEDGRQIWNSTLGKIKVEGDDIDQLRTFYSTMYRTLFFPNKLYEIDAQGKAVHYSPYNGKTLPGYLFGGTGFWDTFRALYPFLNFMYPSINKEMQEGLLNAYLEGGFLPEWSSPGYADIMVGNNSASVVSDAYMKGLRGYDINKLYEALQHGANNEGPMSAVGRKGVEYYNSLGYVPYDVKINENAARTLEYAYDDFTIYQLAKALNRPKAEIDLYAKRAQNYKNLFDPSTNLMRGKNKDGKFQAPFNPLKWGDAFTEGNSWHYSWSVFHDVQGLIDLMGGEKTFVSMLDSVFVQSPDFDDSYYGGIIHEIREMQVANMGQYAHGNQPIQHMPYLYNYAGQPWKTQYWVRQVMDRMYKPTPDGYCGDEDNGQTSAWYVFSALGFYPVCPATDEYVLGAPLFKKATLTFENGKTLTIDAPKNSAENVYVNTLQINGKDYGKNWLSHKALHEGGILNFDMAAKPNYTRGSSRNSAPYSMTTDLQTNIKLKSNKKK, encoded by the coding sequence ATGAAGAAATCTTTAAGTGTTTTTCTAGGGTCGTTATTGTCTTTGGGTTTGTTTTACGCAAAACCGGTTTTGGCTCAGAAATTTAGAGGGCAGCAGCTAGAAGCTGTCGATCTTGTTAATCCATTAATGGGTACCGAATCCAAATTTGAGTTGTCTAATGGTAACACCTATCCCTCGATTGCGCGGCCTTGGGGCATGAATATGTGGACACCACAAACAGGGAAAAATGGCGACGGATGGCAGTATCAATATACCGCAGATAAAATTCGTGGTTTAAAACAGACTCACCAGCCATCTCCCTGGATGAATGATTACGGTGTTTTTTCTATCATGCCCGTGACAGGAAAGCCTGTATTTGATCAAGACGAGCGTGCAAGCTGGTTTTCGCATAAAGCTGAGATTGTAAAACCGTATTATTATTCGGTTTATCTAGCAGATCACGATGTGACTGCAGAGATGACACCAACAGAACGCGCAGCCATGTTTAGGATCTCGTTCAATAAAACAGATGACGCTTATATCGTTTTGGATGCTTATGAAAAAGGGTCTGAGGTTCAGATTATTCCAGAAAAAAATATGATAATTGGCTATTCTTCGAAGTACGCACGCGGTCCGCTGCCTGCGAATTTCAAGAATTATTTTGTTTTGGTGTTTGATCAACCTTTTGCAAGTGTTGCTACTTGGGAAGGCAAAGAAAAAAAGGATGGGCAGCTTCAGATCAAAGGTGATCACACAGGTGCAATCGTCGGGTTTAAGGTAAAGGACAAAATGAAACCTGTACAGGTAAAGGTTGCGTCTTCCTTTATCAGTGCCGAACAAGCCTTATTAAACTTAAATGAGTTGGGTAATAAGTCGTTTGATCAGATTAAAGAAGACGGGCGTCAGATCTGGAATTCAACTTTAGGAAAAATTAAAGTAGAAGGGGACGATATTGATCAACTGCGTACATTCTATTCGACGATGTATCGGACCTTATTTTTCCCGAACAAATTATATGAAATTGATGCGCAAGGAAAGGCTGTTCATTACAGCCCCTATAATGGAAAAACACTTCCTGGTTATTTGTTCGGAGGAACAGGCTTTTGGGATACTTTTAGAGCATTGTATCCGTTCTTAAACTTTATGTATCCTTCCATTAATAAGGAGATGCAGGAAGGTTTACTTAACGCGTATTTAGAAGGAGGCTTCCTTCCTGAATGGAGCAGTCCGGGATATGCTGATATCATGGTAGGAAATAACTCTGCATCGGTCGTTTCGGATGCATATATGAAGGGATTACGCGGTTATGATATCAATAAGTTATACGAAGCTTTACAACACGGTGCTAATAACGAAGGACCAATGAGTGCTGTTGGAAGAAAAGGCGTTGAATATTACAATAGTTTGGGTTATGTGCCATATGATGTTAAAATCAATGAAAATGCTGCACGTACATTGGAATATGCGTATGATGATTTCACCATTTACCAATTGGCAAAAGCTTTGAACCGTCCGAAAGCTGAAATTGATTTGTATGCTAAGCGTGCACAGAATTACAAAAATTTATTTGATCCATCGACCAATCTTATGCGTGGAAAAAATAAAGATGGAAAATTCCAGGCTCCGTTCAATCCGTTGAAATGGGGAGATGCTTTCACTGAAGGAAATAGCTGGCATTATTCGTGGAGCGTTTTCCATGATGTTCAGGGACTGATCGATTTAATGGGCGGAGAGAAGACTTTTGTGAGCATGTTGGATTCGGTGTTTGTTCAGTCTCCAGATTTCGACGATAGTTATTATGGTGGTATTATTCATGAAATTCGTGAAATGCAAGTAGCAAATATGGGACAATATGCTCATGGTAATCAACCGATTCAACATATGCCATATTTATACAATTACGCTGGCCAACCTTGGAAAACACAGTATTGGGTGCGTCAAGTGATGGATCGAATGTATAAACCTACACCTGATGGTTATTGTGGAGATGAAGATAATGGTCAGACGTCCGCTTGGTATGTTTTTTCAGCGCTTGGATTCTATCCTGTTTGTCCGGCGACGGATGAATATGTGCTCGGAGCTCCATTATTTAAAAAAGCGACCTTAACATTTGAAAATGGTAAGACATTGACTATTGATGCACCAAAGAACTCAGCTGAAAATGTATATGTAAACACATTGCAAATTAACGGTAAGGATTATGGTAAAAACTGGTTAAGTCACAAAGCATTGCATGAAGGTGGTATACTTAATTTTGACATGGCGGCAAAACCCAATTATACAAGGGGATCGTCCAGAAATTCTGCGCCTTATTCAATGACAACGGATTTGCAAACAAATATCAAGTTGAAATCGAACAAAAAGAAATAA
- a CDS encoding basic secretory protein-like protein, whose amino-acid sequence MINFKNLKVVVTVFGLAYSCSLFAQDNWKHTENDRKVAVDVDSISKGGYTLIWINKDKDFSASLKERLIAAYFTNYPKLAKKYNKKTIKKVSFVIDPDYKGVAATAGGIVRYSPAWFAKNPGDIDVVTHEVMHIVQAYPDGAGPWWITEGIADFVRFDDGIDNASANWKLPEYSDKQKYTDSYRVTARFLYWINTHVKKDFVKKLDAAMRGKSYSDAFWKAQTGKTIDELWADYSKNPKV is encoded by the coding sequence ATGATAAACTTTAAAAACTTAAAAGTAGTTGTTACCGTATTTGGATTGGCATACTCTTGTTCACTTTTCGCGCAGGACAACTGGAAACATACAGAAAACGACCGCAAGGTGGCTGTGGATGTTGATAGTATCAGTAAAGGTGGATACACCCTGATTTGGATAAATAAAGACAAAGACTTTAGTGCGTCTTTGAAAGAGCGATTAATTGCGGCTTATTTTACGAACTATCCTAAACTGGCCAAGAAATATAATAAAAAGACCATAAAAAAGGTGTCTTTCGTGATTGATCCGGACTATAAAGGTGTGGCAGCGACAGCGGGCGGGATTGTCCGTTACAGCCCAGCTTGGTTTGCCAAAAATCCGGGTGATATTGATGTGGTCACCCATGAGGTAATGCATATTGTCCAGGCATACCCTGATGGAGCTGGTCCGTGGTGGATAACGGAAGGGATAGCAGATTTCGTCCGATTTGATGATGGAATAGATAATGCTAGTGCCAATTGGAAGTTACCTGAGTATAGCGACAAACAGAAATACACAGATTCTTATCGTGTTACTGCCCGGTTCCTCTACTGGATTAACACGCATGTAAAAAAGGATTTTGTTAAAAAATTGGATGCCGCTATGCGTGGTAAAAGCTATAGTGATGCTTTTTGGAAAGCACAAACGGGAAAGACTATCGATGAGCTATGGGCGGATTACAGTAAAAATCCTAAAGTATAA